The Apium graveolens cultivar Ventura chromosome 3, ASM990537v1, whole genome shotgun sequence sequence CAGCAGATGCCTTTGTTATACCAGTTTGCATGCTACTATCCTTAGTGTTAGTTAGAGCAGTAGAAGTGGTCGTTGTCCAATGTCCTGCACGGCCCTGAATTCCAGGTCTGCCCGGTTTGGGTAAAGTAAAAGAATCGCTTGATAGTGTGAGATAAACAGACATCATATCTGGTCTCCCCGAGACACTAGCTTGACAGCATAACAATCCAAGTTGTATGCACATTGCTGCCTCGTCAGGATTAAATTCAATAAGATTTTTGTCAACTAATTCCATTGTCTTCTTCGCTTGAAAGAGTTCCCATGCCTATTAAAGAGGACTAGAGATGGTCAAACAATTATTTTTTAGGTCATTTGTTTTCATAAGAATTAAGGTATTATCTAGTGAGCAGAAGAAAGTACATTCTAGATTAGTACTATGTAACCTATGTTGATGTACTGTCGAAGTTATTGCCTCTCATACTATTCTGATCTCATGATTACTCGTATTTTTTACATGTGAAGGGAGCAATTTAACAGATAAACATGAAAATAAGACTCATTTCAGTTGAATGCTTTTGATACGCAGATATAGTAAGAATTTCACTTAAAAAGTCTCATTCAAAGGGGAAATTCATATTCATTCAAACACGATCTGAAAACTACGCATCATCCAGAAACCTTGCAAGCATTTACAATTTCATCAGCAAATTAGCTGGTAAGACATATATATAAGCAAATCTAAATTACAATCCCTATCTGAGATCAGTCACCATATAACAGGATGATTTCATTAAACTTGCCGAGGACAAAAGGACAATCATATGGGTCAGATTTCTGAATTTTGAATGAAAAAAAAATAATGCTTCCTAGCATGGCATCATTGAGACTTGCTCAAAAGAGATGTTTTTGATTGTTGATATTTCTTCGATATAACATCTGagtttttcttatttttctttttttttttgccaTATGCTCCTCGACTGTTACATAATAATGAATCATACTGTGAATGGTCCTGGGATCACCAGAGATAAGATTTCAATGAAAAACAGAACAGGAAGAGTAGAATGACCATGTCCCTAGCTATTTCTGAGACAACTTAGGTTTTAGGGATATAACTCACATAAGTCAAAAGATCTTCCTTTTCAGAGCCAAGCAGCCGATCAAGATTTTTTCTCCCACTCACAATCTCCAGCAGCAAAACCCCGAAGCTAAAAACATCTGTTTTCACCGACAGATATCCATGCATAGCATACTCAGGCGCCATATATCCACTGAATTAACAAGAGAGTATATATACATCATTAACAAAAGATTATACCGGCACGACCAAATGGATTTCTTCTACTTCTTAAATTAAATTTTGGTGTGTATCAATTTCTGTGAGGGCATAACAAACTTAGggaaatataatataaaaaacaGTAAAAGCAAGATTGGTAAATCACTCACTGGGTACCAGAAATCCTAAATGTATTGAGATGTGTATCATCCCCTGGAAAAAGCCTCGCTAAGCCAAAATCAGAGATTTTGGGATTTAAATTTTCATCCAACAATATATTACTGGCTTTAATATCTCGATGAATAATCCTTACAGGAGCTTCTTCATGGAGGTAAAGAAGACCTCTAACAACCCCTGTTATGATTTGGAATCTTATTATCCAATTCAACGATGAAGACTTCCTTTTATCTGGAAAACCAACATGCAATTGTTGTCAAATTTAATATCTGCAAAACCTGTCCTACTAGTAATTATATCAGATTCCACACACATATAGATTATGCATTCAGAGAGATCTATTTTACCAAACAGGAAATAGTCAAGACTCATATTCTTAAGATACTCATACACAAGCATCTTTTCAGGCCCTTCAACACAGCATCCAAGCAACATGACCAGATTCTTGTGCTGAACTTTCAGTAATAGATTCACTTCATTTGTAAATTCTCTTAGTCCCTGCCTCGAACTCAGTGATAGCTTTTTCACAGCTACTTCTTGACCAGTAGGCATGAGTCCCTGCACAAAATATATATGAAATTTATACTTCAAATTAATTTTGTTCAAAACCCGTAGAAAGTAAAAAGAGGACTTAAAACAACAAAACTAGACCATTTCTGATGTTCTTCGATGAGTCTATTAATATTGTCAATCTCTTGTGACAAGGTCAATATCCAAAATGTACCATTGATGCAAAATACATCTCCCTAGTGTTACCATACTAGTATTAAACAAGAGATACTTTCTCCAGTTCTACGTGATGTTACCCATATTTGTATGCAGGTCCGTGGCAAGTCGCAGCTAGGATAGATCCAACTAttctttttctctttctttttgtGTAATTTCAGTGTAAGTATGTTAGGCATCATTTCACAGATTCTTAAACAACATTAATACACTGAAATAGGCAGCATTGCAAACAAGCCAAGCTTTTGAGCTTAATATCACATTAAATGACAATTGAGATAATTTGTACATAGAATTACTGTAACTAGCGATCCCATCCGGGATGAATATTCAACAAAGTATACCTTATAGTAACTGAAACTAACTACAGATCAAGGTAAGAAGTTACATGAT is a genomic window containing:
- the LOC141712154 gene encoding cysteine-rich receptor-like protein kinase 43 isoform X1 — protein: MKLKGKLSQTIKNRLKRGGERETAAGDEADDGVNSWNLFFPLQALEVATNFFSEPNKLGHGGFGPVFKGLMPTGQEVAVKKLSLSSRQGLREFTNEVNLLLKVQHKNLVMLLGCCVEGPEKMLVYEYLKNMSLDYFLFDKRKSSSLNWIIRFQIITGVVRGLLYLHEEAPVRIIHRDIKASNILLDENLNPKISDFGLARLFPGDDTHLNTFRISGTHGYMAPEYAMHGYLSVKTDVFSFGVLLLEIVSGRKNLDRLLGSEKEDLLTYAWELFQAKKTMELVDKNLIEFNPDEAAMCIQLGLLCCQASVSGRPDMMSVYLTLSSDSFTLPKPGRPGIQGRAGHWTTTTSTALTNTKDSSMQTGITKASAGSSTIEYYSKNSMSYSSMDEGR
- the LOC141712154 gene encoding cysteine-rich receptor-like protein kinase 43 isoform X2 — protein: MPTGQEVAVKKLSLSSRQGLREFTNEVNLLLKVQHKNLVMLLGCCVEGPEKMLVYEYLKNMSLDYFLFDKRKSSSLNWIIRFQIITGVVRGLLYLHEEAPVRIIHRDIKASNILLDENLNPKISDFGLARLFPGDDTHLNTFRISGTHGYMAPEYAMHGYLSVKTDVFSFGVLLLEIVSGRKNLDRLLGSEKEDLLTYAWELFQAKKTMELVDKNLIEFNPDEAAMCIQLGLLCCQASVSGRPDMMSVYLTLSSDSFTLPKPGRPGIQGRAGHWTTTTSTALTNTKDSSMQTGITKASAGSSTIEYYSKNSMSYSSMDEGR